ACTCGTAATTTCTGCGACGGTGTGCTGCGTCGATTCGGGGTGGAGACGACCTATTATGATCCGCTCGTCGGCGCGGATATCGCGAAATTGCTGAAGTCGAACACGCGGGCCGTCTTCACCGAATCGCCCGGCTCGCAGAGCTTCGAGATGCAGGACATTCCCGCGATCGCCGCGGTAGCCCATGCGCATGGTGCGATCGTCCTCACCGACAACACCTGGGCAACTCCCCTGTTCTATTCCGCGCACGAGAACGGCGCCGATATCGCGATCCAAGCCGCCACGAAATATCTCGGCGGCCATTCCGACGTGATGTGCGGATCGATCTCCGCCAATGCCGCCACGTGGCCTGCATTGAAGCGCACCTGGGGCGATCTTGGCGTCACGGTCGCGCCGGACGACGTGTTCCTGGTTCTACGGGGATTGCGCACGCTGCCGCTGCGCATGGCACGGCATCACCAGGCGGGACTGGAAATGGCGGGCTGGCTGGCGGGCCATCCGGAGGTCCAGCGTGTCCTTCATCCGGCGCTTCCGACCGATCCAGGCCATGCCCTCTTCACCCGGGACTATCGCGGTGCATCGGGCTTGTTCTCCATCGTGCTGAAACCGGGACCGGACGAGGCGGTCGCTGCCTTGCTCGACGGGCTTGCGCTGTTCGGCATGGGCTATTCGTGGGGGGGCTTCGAGAGCCTTGCCATTCCTTTCGACTGCGCGCCCCTGCGCACAGCGACCCGGTGGGCTCCAGGCGGGCCGGCGCTGCGCCTGCACATTGGCCTTGAGGACGTCGAGGATCTCAAGGCAGATCTGGGTGCGGGGCTGGAGCGGTTCGCGGCCGTTCGCGCGAAGGCCTGAGCGATGCTATTGCGGGGCCCCGCCCCTGCTTTTGGCGCGCCGCTTGTCGCGATTGATCAGCATGAGATTGCGCACATAGATGAATATGCTGAGCGCCTGCCCGAGGATGATCACTGGCTCGCGCTGGTGCAGGCCGTAAGCCAGGGTGATGAGTCCCCCGCCGATTGAAAAGAACCAGAAGGCGACAGGGATAACACTGCGTCCCTCCTTCTCGCTCACGAGCCACTGGACGATGAAGCGCGCCCCGAACAGCATCTGACCGAAGAGGCCGAGGACCAGCCAGAAGTCCAGCTTCTCGATGAAGACCTCATAGAGATAGCCGCCGACGGCCTGCGACAGGGAGATCAACATTATTCGGCTTCCTCGACCATCGGTATGCGTTTGCGCCGCACGATCAGCCAACGCACGCCCATGAGATCGACGATCCCCACCCAGAGGCGATCGAAGAACCCGTAATTGGACACGCCCGCAAAGCGCGGCCGGTCGACGACATCGACGAGGAGCACTTCGTAGCCGTCACGGCGGACCAGAGCGGGCATGAAGCGATGGAGCGCATCGAAATAGGGCAGCGCGAGATAGACATCTCGCCGGAAGAGCTTGAGACCACAACCCGTGTCGCGCGTGCCGTCCCGCAGCACGCGCGCTCGCACCGCATTGGCCACGCGGGACTGGAACTTCTTGAATCCGGTATCTTTGCGGCCGACGCGCTGGCCCTGTACCAGACCGGCCTTGGCGCCACCCGCCTGGAGTGCCGCCAGCATGGCGGGGATGAAGGCCGGATTGTTCTGGCCATCACCATCGAGCGTCACCACGATGGCCGCCACGGCAGCGCGCACCCCCGTGCGAACAGCCGCGCTCTGGCCACAGCTCGCCGCGTGGCGGAGCCGCCGGAGATGGGGACGCTCCGCGGCCAGCGCGGCGAGCTCGGTCGCCGTGCCGTCCGTCGACCCATCATCGACATAGATGATTTCGAAGGCGCCGAGGGGACGGCAGGCCGCT
This portion of the Chelatococcus sp. YT9 genome encodes:
- the metC gene encoding cystathionine beta-lyase, producing MVVAGRHPDENFGFVNPPVVHGSTVLSPTMADLVGHTGRYSYGRRGSPTMGALEEALVALEGKESAGVVLCPSGLAAVSTALLSCLRAGDHLLMTDSVYGPTRNFCDGVLRRFGVETTYYDPLVGADIAKLLKSNTRAVFTESPGSQSFEMQDIPAIAAVAHAHGAIVLTDNTWATPLFYSAHENGADIAIQAATKYLGGHSDVMCGSISANAATWPALKRTWGDLGVTVAPDDVFLVLRGLRTLPLRMARHHQAGLEMAGWLAGHPEVQRVLHPALPTDPGHALFTRDYRGASGLFSIVLKPGPDEAVAALLDGLALFGMGYSWGGFESLAIPFDCAPLRTATRWAPGGPALRLHIGLEDVEDLKADLGAGLERFAAVRAKA
- a CDS encoding lipid-A-disaccharide synthase N-terminal domain-containing protein, whose amino-acid sequence is MLISLSQAVGGYLYEVFIEKLDFWLVLGLFGQMLFGARFIVQWLVSEKEGRSVIPVAFWFFSIGGGLITLAYGLHQREPVIILGQALSIFIYVRNLMLINRDKRRAKSRGGAPQ
- a CDS encoding glycosyltransferase family 2 protein; translated protein: MSETSSVAVEPEANAPVPLLSVVVPVRNEAGNIAPLVAEIEAACRPLGAFEIIYVDDGSTDGTATELAALAAERPHLRRLRHAASCGQSAAVRTGVRAAVAAIVVTLDGDGQNNPAFIPAMLAALQAGGAKAGLVQGQRVGRKDTGFKKFQSRVANAVRARVLRDGTRDTGCGLKLFRRDVYLALPYFDALHRFMPALVRRDGYEVLLVDVVDRPRFAGVSNYGFFDRLWVGIVDLMGVRWLIVRRKRIPMVEEAE